The genomic DNA GAGATACGAAACCGCCCCCGGCGTCCTTCAAGGCGATGACGTTCCCGCCTTCGAGGATGGGCTGCCAGCCAAAGCGGGAAAGCCCCGTCAGCAGCGCGCGGATGCCCCGCCCGCCCTCGTAGTCCAGCGGCCGCAGATCCTCCAGGCGGTAGGCGAACTTCTCATGCTCGGTGCCGATGCGCCAGGCTTCGGGCGGCTTGCAGCCGGCCTCCATGTATTCGACCAGCGTCCGCTTGGAGGCGACGATCTCGCTCTGGCCCTCGACGACACCCGACATGGTTCTAGCTCCTTGGCTTCTTCGTCCAATCGCCCCGGAAGGCCTGACCGATGGCCAGGGCCGCCAGGGCCGCCGTTTCGGCGCGCAGGATGCGCGGCCCCAGGCCGATCTTGACAACAAGGGAATAACGGGCCAACCCGTCAAGCTCCATCGTGGCGAATCCCCCTTCCGGCCCGACCAGCAAGCCCCAGGAAGCCAAGTCCGGCCGCGCCGCCAGGGCGTCGGCCAAGGGGCCGCCGCCGCCCGTTTCGTCGGAGACGAAAAGCAGCCGGCTCGGCGGCCAGGATTCCAGGAGCCGATCAAGGGAGCACGGCTCCGCCACATCGGGCACCGACAAGCGTTCGCATTGTTCCGCCGCTTCCACGGCCTGCGCCGCCAGGCGGTCCCGGTTCACCCGTCCGGCGGCGGTATGGCGGGTGAAGACCGGCAGCAGGCGGGCGACGCCCAATTCGGTCGCCTTTTCCACCAGGAAGTCGGTGCGATCCTTCTTGAGCGGCGCGAAGGCCAGCCAGATGTCGGGCTCGGAAACCTGGGGCCGAAACTGGGTCTCGACCCGCAACAGCGCTTTGTTCTTGCCGAACGAAATGGCGGTCGCCCGCCATTCGCCGTCGCGGCCGTTGAACAGGGCGACGGCGTCTCCGGTGGCGAGACGCAGGACGTGGGCGAGGTAATGCGCCTGGTTGGGCGCGGGCGCGATTTCGGCGCCTTCGGCCAGCGGGGCGGAGACGAACAGCCGTGCCTTGGTGTCGGAAGCCATGGATGGTATTAGTTCAGCCATGACGGAAGCGGTCAAGAGTGCGGCGAGCGATATTCCAAGCGGCCACTGGGTGGACCGCCTGGTGCCGCGTCCCCTGCGGCCCTATCTGCGCTTGGCGCGCGTCGATAGGCCCATCGGCACCTGGCTGCTGCTTTTCCCCGGCTGGTGGAGTTTGGCCCTGGCTGCCGACGGCCGCCCCGACCTGCGGCTGTTCGGCCTGTTCGCCTTGGGGGCGCTGGTCATGCGCGGCGCCGGTTGCACGGTCAACGACATCGCCGACCGCGACGTGGACGGCCGGGTGGCCCGCACCGCCACCCGCCCCATTCCGGCCGGCGAGGTGACGGTATTCCAGGCCTTGCTGTTCCTGGTCGTCCTATGTTCCGTCGGCTTGGCGGTGCTGCTTCAATTCAATCCGATCGCCATCATGGTCGGCGGCTCGTCCCTGGTGCTGATCGCCGTCTATCCCTTGATGAAGCGCGTCACCTACTGGCCGCAGGCGGTGCTGGGGCTGGCCTTCAACTGGGGCGCCCTGCTGGGCTGGGCTGCGGTGCGGGGCGAACTGGACTGGCCGGCCCTGGCGCTCTATGCGGGCGGCATCTTCTGGACGCTGGGCTACGACACCATCTACGCCCACCAGGACAAGGAAGACGACATCCTGATCGGCGTGAAGTCCACCGCGCTACGCCTGGGCGCCGCGACCCGGACTTGGCTGTACGGTTTCTACGGTGCGGCGCTCGCCTTCTTCGGGCTGGCCGGAGGCTTGGCCGGCCTCGCTTGGCCCTTCTACCTGGGTCTCGCCGTGGCCGGCCTTCATTTGGGTTGGCAGGCCGCCAAGGTCGACACCGACGATCCTCGCGACTGCCTCGACAAATTCAAGTCCAACCGCTATTTCGGCTGGCTCCTGCTGGGGGCGGTGTTGGCCGGGTGACGGTCCGACTATTCGACGATGCCGAGGAAACGGGGACTGAGGCGGCCCATGGCCAGCAGGACCTGGAACACGGCGACGCGTTCGTCGTAGGCGGCGGCCGTGTAGTTGATCTGAGCGTTGCTGACTTCGTTCTCGGCGTCCAGCACGTTGATCACGGTCTCCTTGCCCGACTCGCGCAGCTTCTGGCGTGAAATCCAGACTTCGTGGGCGATGTTGACCGCATTTTCCAGCAACTGGACGCGTTCGCGGGCGGTCAGCAGGGCCTGCCATGCCAGCCGCGTCTGTTCGGTCACCTTGCGGCCCATGTGCAGGGCCGTGTCCTTGCTGGCCCCGTAGCTGAAAGCCGCCTGGCTCGCCGCATGTTGGGTCGAAAAGCCCGTGAACATGTCCCAGGTGGCCTGGACGCCGACGAAATAGTCGCGCCTTGTCCCCAGGGTGGCGTTCTTATGCTTCTCGTAATTGGCCTTGCCCACCAGATCGATAGTCGGCAGGTACTGGGCGTCCACCACTTCGCGGGCCTCGCGCGCCACTTCGACAGCCACCGCGGCGTTATCCACCGCCGGGTTCTCCCTCAAGGCGATTTCGATGGCCTTGTCGAGGTCCGACGGCAGCAGTTCGATGGGCGGCGTCGGGTCGACCATCGCCTCGACATCGGGAGAATGGGCGAATATCTGATTGTACTTGCTGACGGCATCGGCCAGAGCGCCTTCGTAGGTGACCCGGCGCTCCTTGGCGGTCTGCAACCGGCGCTTGGCTTCCAGGACGTCCACCGCGACGCCCGAACCGCGCTGCACTCGTTCGTCTTCCAACTGGAGCTGCTTCTGGACGTTGTCCTCGGCTTGGCGCGAAAGCTGGATCAGCCGGCGTTGCCGAAGAACGTTGATATAGGCGTTGGTGCCTTCGAAAAGGGTGGCCTGCCGGGTCGCTTCCAGTGTCAGGTCGGCGACCTCGTGGTTCAGGCGTGCCGATTTGACGGCCGATGCCACCACGCCGCCGTCGAACAGGTTCTTGCTCACCGTCACTCCCGCCACATTGCGGGTCCGCCGCCATTCCCTGTCGAGCTGGGCGTCCGTGCGGGTGGTAGGATTGCTGACATACTCGGGACCGGCGTCGCCGGTGGCGGACACGGTCGGCCAGAACTTGGATTCGGCCCTGTCGACGGCCTTGTTCTGGGCGGCGCGGGATTTCTCGGCGGCCTGGATCTGGGGATGGGTCTTGAGCAGGCCGGTCAGTTCGTCCATCAGCACCAGTTCGGCCGATGCCGCCAGCGCATGCAGGCACACGGCCGCGCCGACCGCCAAACCTTTGCCGAACCGCCGGAACCTCCGATGACTCACAGAATCCCACCATTTAACCGAATCTCGGCCGAGTCTAACGGCGGGCCCGACTCCGGTCAAGGTTTCACAAGATGTTGTGGTGGGGATTCGCGAGTCTCGCAGCGGATTGACGCTCAGGAAGTCCTGGGATCGATCACTCGTGTCGGCCAGGCAAGTAGGTCCAGCATTTCCCGAAGGGCCCGTTGCCGGGGCTGGGGAATCACCCTGATGTCGGCTCGCACCCGGGAGAAGGCGTTGGCGGCGAAGAAGGTACCGCCTTCACCCAGACCATGGGCCGCTCGATCGCCAACCACGATGAGTTCGGGTTGCCAACCGAGCGCCAAGGTGAAGACCTCCTGGCAAGGCCGGCCACAGGCGATGAGGCGGGAGGCGTCCGGAATCCCCAGTCCCAAAGCCAACTGCGCCATGCGGAGATTGACCTCGGCACGCAGCCTTTTTTCCGTCTCGTCCGGTGTCAGGAAGGGGGCGTGGTCGCAGTCCAGCCCACGGCCGTAGTCGATGACATGGGCCAGGGCCAAGGCAGCTCCCTGGGCGCGGGCCAACTTGGCGGCCTCGCGCGCCACGTCGCTTCCGAACCGGTCGATATCGATGGCCGCCAGGATGCGTCGATAGACCTTCATCGGGTCCCCGCCCCCTCGGCGGCGTTGGAAGGACAAGCGATGCAGCCGCGCAGGGCATCGCATTCAAGAAACACACTGCGATCACAGGTCTTGCAGATGCTCCGCTCGAAGCGGGCCTGGATGGCGGCCAGAGCCTCGGTTTTCGAACGGAATGCGTTGTTGTCCCCGATTTCTTCGAGATGCCCGCCGCGGTGCAGGGAATGGCGGGCCGCTTCCTTGAGTCCGATCAGATAGAGTCCGCCGCCCGCGTCGCGTCGCCGCCGGGCTTCCTGGACAAGGGCCTCGGCGCCGGCGATATCGATGAAGTTGATTCCCGACGCCACCATCGCCAAATGCTTCTGCCCCGGATCAACGCTTCTCAGGCGCGCAAGAACATAAGGCACCGCTCCGAAGAACAGGGAGCCGTCGAGACGGACGATCTTGATCTGCGGGCATTCAGGCAGCAGCGGGTCGGTGGTGAACTTGCGCTTTGGATTGGCCGGATCGGGAACGCGCGCCAAGATCTGCGGGCGCGAGGTGCGATTGAGGTAAAGCAGCAAGGACAGGATGACGCCAGCCAGGATGGCGACCTCCAGTTCGGCGAGGATGGCGCCGAAGAAAGTCACGGCGAGGATCGCCGTCTCGGCGCGGCTGCTTTTCAGTATCTGGCGGATGTGATGAAAGTCGATTAGGCCCCAGGCTACAAGGAAAAGAACGCCGGCCATTGCTGCGGTGGGAAGATAGGCTGCGAGGGGGGTAAGCAGCACAACGGCCACCGCCAGCAACAGGCCGGCGAACACGGCGGCCAGCGGCGTCTTTGCGCCGGCCTGATAGTTGAGCCCGCTGCGATTGAACGAGCCGGTGGCCACGTAGGCGGAAAAGAAGCTTCCTACGATATTCGACAGTCCCTGGCCGATGAATTCTCGGTTGCCGTTGATCTGCTGGCCGCTACGTACCGCGAGCGCTCGGGAGATAGATACCGCCTCGGTCAGGGCGAAGAGAGTCATGGCCAGCGCGCCGGGCGCCAACTGCCGAAAGGTATCGAACGACAAGGACGGCGCCGACAGGGGCGGCAGCGCGGACGGCAGGGCACCGATGGCCGGAACCGAAGCGCCCAGCCGGTTGGCGGCATAGGCGGCGCCGCTGCCAGCCAGGATCGCCACGATCATGTAGGGAATCTTAGGCACGAAGCGTTTCACCAGCACGCCGGTCAAAAGGGTAAGGAGCGCCACTCCGGTGATTGCCGGATCGATCTCGGGGATGCGGGTGACTAGGTGGACCACCACTTCGTGAAAATGGCTCCCACGCGGAATAGGTAAGCCGAAGAAGTTCGTCACTTGGTTGGCGGCGATCAACACCGCGGCGCCGGCAGTGAAGCCGATCACCACCGAATGGGAAATGAAATCGACCAGCGTTCCAAGGCGGAAGGCACCCATCGTCAACTGCAGTAGGCCGACCATGAAGGTTAGTGTCAGAGCGAGTTGGACATAGTGGGCGCTGCCCGGTTCGGCAAACGGGCTGAGAGCCGAGAGCAGCACGATGGAAGCTGCGGTCGTCGGTCCGGAAACCAAGTGCCAGGACGATCCGCAGAGCGCGGCGATGATGGCCGGCACGATGCCGGCGTAGAGCCCATATTCGGGAGGCATGCCGGCGATGGTAGCGAAGGCGACGCCTTGAGGTAGGGCGACGACGGCGCCGGTCAGCCCGGCCACGGCGTCGGCCGCCAGGGTACGGCGGCCGACCAGCGGCAACCAAGCGGGAAAGGGCATGCGGAAATTGAGGGAGGGGAGGTCAAGGCCGGGGGAGCCGGCCCTGGGCAGCAGCGGTATCGTCATCGGTCCTCGCGGAGCTGGGCTTGCATGTCCCTGAGTCTGGACTCGTCGGGCCCGAGGCCGA from Magnetospirillum sp. WYHS-4 includes the following:
- a CDS encoding TolC family outer membrane protein, whose amino-acid sequence is MCLHALAASAELVLMDELTGLLKTHPQIQAAEKSRAAQNKAVDRAESKFWPTVSATGDAGPEYVSNPTTRTDAQLDREWRRTRNVAGVTVSKNLFDGGVVASAVKSARLNHEVADLTLEATRQATLFEGTNAYINVLRQRRLIQLSRQAEDNVQKQLQLEDERVQRGSGVAVDVLEAKRRLQTAKERRVTYEGALADAVSKYNQIFAHSPDVEAMVDPTPPIELLPSDLDKAIEIALRENPAVDNAAVAVEVAREAREVVDAQYLPTIDLVGKANYEKHKNATLGTRRDYFVGVQATWDMFTGFSTQHAASQAAFSYGASKDTALHMGRKVTEQTRLAWQALLTARERVQLLENAVNIAHEVWISRQKLRESGKETVINVLDAENEVSNAQINYTAAAYDERVAVFQVLLAMGRLSPRFLGIVE
- a CDS encoding 16S rRNA (uracil(1498)-N(3))-methyltransferase, which codes for MASDTKARLFVSAPLAEGAEIAPAPNQAHYLAHVLRLATGDAVALFNGRDGEWRATAISFGKNKALLRVETQFRPQVSEPDIWLAFAPLKKDRTDFLVEKATELGVARLLPVFTRHTAAGRVNRDRLAAQAVEAAEQCERLSVPDVAEPCSLDRLLESWPPSRLLFVSDETGGGGPLADALAARPDLASWGLLVGPEGGFATMELDGLARYSLVVKIGLGPRILRAETAALAALAIGQAFRGDWTKKPRS
- a CDS encoding universal stress protein, giving the protein MKVYRRILAAIDIDRFGSDVAREAAKLARAQGAALALAHVIDYGRGLDCDHAPFLTPDETEKRLRAEVNLRMAQLALGLGIPDASRLIACGRPCQEVFTLALGWQPELIVVGDRAAHGLGEGGTFFAANAFSRVRADIRVIPQPRQRALREMLDLLAWPTRVIDPRTS
- the ubiA gene encoding 4-hydroxybenzoate octaprenyltransferase; this encodes MTEAVKSAASDIPSGHWVDRLVPRPLRPYLRLARVDRPIGTWLLLFPGWWSLALAADGRPDLRLFGLFALGALVMRGAGCTVNDIADRDVDGRVARTATRPIPAGEVTVFQALLFLVVLCSVGLAVLLQFNPIAIMVGGSSLVLIAVYPLMKRVTYWPQAVLGLAFNWGALLGWAAVRGELDWPALALYAGGIFWTLGYDTIYAHQDKEDDILIGVKSTALRLGAATRTWLYGFYGAALAFFGLAGGLAGLAWPFYLGLAVAGLHLGWQAAKVDTDDPRDCLDKFKSNRYFGWLLLGAVLAG
- a CDS encoding SulP family inorganic anion transporter; the encoded protein is MTIPLLPRAGSPGLDLPSLNFRMPFPAWLPLVGRRTLAADAVAGLTGAVVALPQGVAFATIAGMPPEYGLYAGIVPAIIAALCGSSWHLVSGPTTAASIVLLSALSPFAEPGSAHYVQLALTLTFMVGLLQLTMGAFRLGTLVDFISHSVVIGFTAGAAVLIAANQVTNFFGLPIPRGSHFHEVVVHLVTRIPEIDPAITGVALLTLLTGVLVKRFVPKIPYMIVAILAGSGAAYAANRLGASVPAIGALPSALPPLSAPSLSFDTFRQLAPGALAMTLFALTEAVSISRALAVRSGQQINGNREFIGQGLSNIVGSFFSAYVATGSFNRSGLNYQAGAKTPLAAVFAGLLLAVAVVLLTPLAAYLPTAAMAGVLFLVAWGLIDFHHIRQILKSSRAETAILAVTFFGAILAELEVAILAGVILSLLLYLNRTSRPQILARVPDPANPKRKFTTDPLLPECPQIKIVRLDGSLFFGAVPYVLARLRSVDPGQKHLAMVASGINFIDIAGAEALVQEARRRRDAGGGLYLIGLKEAARHSLHRGGHLEEIGDNNAFRSKTEALAAIQARFERSICKTCDRSVFLECDALRGCIACPSNAAEGAGTR